One window of Sinorhizobium fredii NGR234 genomic DNA carries:
- a CDS encoding FliM/FliN family flagellar motor switch protein yields the protein MNPSTDSNVYAFDKKLLARMTGALGDDKTIGRTALELGHVFSERLPEMLKQETGRDIAIGYAGVKMGFRNELIADLGEAVLLSDVSLRNWCAEFQIGCDSPVLIALVEALLGAEPIDIEEPLPRALSKIEIDVAVPVFERIAEAVRMAVDAPGGFEPVVGRPHNGAERLPPDPALEDVYAASIDMTFGLGPVLSTFSVIIPQNVLLKTQIVPPGNAGRNESMKTDWSEQLEEQIRRSAVTLEARIQLESLTLDTISRLQPGDVIPFHDGQDVRVEVNANGRDLYVCEFGRSGSRYTVRVKDTHGSEQDILRHIMS from the coding sequence ATGAACCCGAGCACCGATTCGAACGTCTATGCTTTCGACAAGAAACTGCTGGCGCGCATGACGGGCGCGCTCGGCGACGACAAGACAATCGGCCGCACCGCTCTGGAACTCGGCCATGTCTTCAGCGAACGCCTACCCGAAATGCTCAAGCAGGAGACCGGGCGCGACATCGCGATCGGCTATGCCGGCGTCAAGATGGGGTTCAGGAATGAACTCATCGCCGATCTCGGAGAAGCGGTTCTGCTCAGTGACGTATCTCTCCGCAACTGGTGCGCCGAATTCCAGATCGGCTGCGACAGCCCGGTTCTCATTGCCCTCGTCGAAGCCCTGCTCGGCGCCGAACCCATCGACATCGAAGAGCCGCTGCCACGGGCGCTCTCCAAGATCGAGATCGACGTCGCGGTGCCGGTGTTCGAGAGGATCGCCGAGGCCGTGCGCATGGCGGTGGACGCGCCGGGCGGTTTCGAGCCGGTGGTCGGACGGCCGCATAACGGGGCCGAACGCCTGCCGCCCGACCCCGCGCTCGAGGATGTCTATGCCGCCTCGATCGACATGACCTTCGGGCTGGGACCGGTACTCTCCACCTTCTCGGTGATCATCCCGCAAAACGTACTGCTCAAGACCCAGATCGTCCCTCCCGGCAATGCCGGACGAAACGAAAGCATGAAGACGGATTGGAGCGAGCAGCTCGAGGAGCAGATTCGCCGCTCGGCCGTGACGCTGGAGGCACGCATCCAGCTGGAGAGCCTGACGCTCGACACGATCAGCCGGCTGCAACCGGGAGACGTGATCCCGTTTCATGACGGCCAGGACGTCAGGGTCGAGGTCAACGCCAACGGTCGCGATCTCTATGTCTGCGAGTTCGGCCGATCGGGGTCGAGATACACGGTTCGCGTCAAGGACACGCACGGCTCCGAGCAGGACATCCTTCGTCACATCATGAGTTAA
- the motA gene encoding flagellar motor stator protein MotA, producing MNIIIGLLVTFGCILGGYLAMGGHLEVLNQPFELMIIGGAGIGGFIMANSMKVVKDTGKALGEAFKHKVPKERHYLDTLGVLYSLMRDLRTKSRNEIESHIDNPEESPIFQSAPTVLQNKELTAFICDYVRLIIIGNARSHEIEALMDEEIHTITHDKMKCYHALTSMGDALPAIGIVAAVLGVIKAMGAISEAPEVLGAKIAAALVGTLLGVFLSYSIVGPLVANIKAVREKQNRLYVIVKQTLLAYMNGSVPQVALEYGRKTISAYERPSIDAVEQEMMNPGGGGESKAA from the coding sequence ATGAATATCATCATCGGGCTCCTTGTGACTTTCGGCTGTATCCTCGGCGGATACCTCGCCATGGGCGGCCACCTGGAAGTCCTCAACCAGCCCTTCGAGCTGATGATCATCGGCGGGGCCGGCATCGGCGGCTTCATCATGGCCAATTCGATGAAGGTGGTGAAAGATACCGGCAAAGCGCTCGGCGAAGCCTTCAAGCACAAGGTACCGAAGGAGCGCCACTACCTCGACACGCTCGGCGTGCTCTACAGCCTGATGCGCGACCTGAGAACCAAGTCGCGCAACGAGATCGAGAGCCACATCGACAATCCCGAGGAATCGCCGATCTTCCAATCCGCGCCGACCGTCCTGCAGAACAAGGAGCTGACGGCGTTCATCTGCGACTATGTGCGGCTCATCATCATCGGCAATGCCCGCTCGCACGAGATCGAAGCGCTGATGGACGAGGAAATCCATACGATCACCCACGATAAGATGAAGTGCTATCACGCCTTGACGAGCATGGGGGATGCGCTGCCGGCGATCGGCATCGTCGCGGCGGTTCTCGGGGTCATCAAGGCGATGGGCGCCATCAGCGAGGCGCCGGAAGTGCTGGGTGCAAAGATCGCCGCCGCCCTCGTCGGAACGCTGCTCGGCGTGTTCCTGTCCTATTCGATCGTCGGGCCGCTCGTCGCCAACATCAAGGCGGTGCGCGAAAAGCAGAACCGGCTCTACGTCATCGTCAAGCAGACATTGCTCGCATACATGAACGGCTCCGTTCCCCAGGTCGCCCTTGAATATGGCCGCAAGACGATCTCCGCCTATGAGCGGCCGTCCATCGATGCGGTCGAGCAGGAGATGATGAATCCGGGCGGCGGCGGCGAAAGCAAGGCGGCGTGA
- the fliI gene encoding flagellar protein export ATPase FliI, whose translation MEPQGSDTIPASTSLAALAGLVERYANPDVSIAPGGHVQTISPGHYTVSGLSRHVRLGDFVAHKSATGTHLGEVVRVEPDRVVVCPIEPGDPIGIHDTVIRKGAFRIAPTDNWCGRTINALAEPIDGRGPLMQGDMRRSISNTAPPSMTRRRVEQGFKTGVRAVDIFSPLCLGQRLGIFAGSGVGKSTLLSMLARADAFDKVVIALVGERGREVREFIEDTLGDNLAKSVAVVATSDESPMLRKMAPLTAVTIAEHYRDKGDNVLLIVDSVTRFAHAIREVATAAGEPPIARGYPASVFTELPRLLERAGPGAEGTGTITAIISILVDGDNHNDPVADSARGILDGHIVLDRSLAEEGRYPPIDPLASISRLARKAWTPDQEKLVARLKSLIHRFEETRDLRLIGGYRAGGDPDLDMAIKQVPVIYDVLKQTPGERSVADAFTDLANALKAAAMGNAPAAAIRGKG comes from the coding sequence ATGGAACCCCAAGGCTCTGACACCATTCCAGCTTCGACCTCGCTGGCGGCGCTCGCCGGCCTTGTCGAGCGCTATGCCAATCCCGATGTTTCGATCGCCCCTGGCGGTCATGTCCAGACGATCTCGCCGGGGCACTATACCGTCAGCGGCCTGTCCCGGCATGTGCGGCTGGGGGATTTCGTGGCGCACAAAAGTGCCACCGGCACCCATCTCGGCGAAGTGGTCCGCGTCGAACCGGATCGGGTCGTCGTCTGCCCGATCGAGCCGGGCGATCCGATCGGCATCCATGACACCGTCATCCGCAAGGGCGCCTTCCGTATCGCCCCGACGGACAACTGGTGCGGCCGGACGATCAACGCGCTGGCCGAACCGATCGATGGCCGCGGCCCCCTCATGCAGGGCGACATGCGTCGTTCGATCTCCAATACCGCGCCGCCGTCGATGACCCGCAGACGGGTCGAACAGGGTTTCAAGACCGGCGTGCGCGCCGTCGACATCTTCTCGCCGCTCTGCCTCGGCCAGCGCCTCGGCATCTTTGCCGGCTCTGGTGTCGGCAAGTCGACGCTGCTGTCGATGCTGGCGCGCGCCGACGCCTTCGACAAGGTGGTGATCGCGCTGGTCGGCGAACGCGGCCGCGAAGTGCGTGAATTCATCGAGGATACGCTTGGTGACAATCTCGCCAAATCCGTTGCCGTCGTCGCCACCAGTGACGAGAGCCCGATGCTCCGGAAAATGGCGCCGCTGACGGCGGTGACGATCGCCGAACACTATCGCGACAAGGGCGACAACGTCCTCTTGATCGTCGACAGCGTGACGCGTTTTGCCCATGCGATCCGCGAGGTGGCGACAGCGGCCGGCGAGCCGCCGATCGCCCGCGGCTATCCGGCTTCGGTCTTTACCGAATTGCCGCGCCTGCTCGAACGCGCCGGCCCTGGCGCCGAGGGGACCGGGACGATCACCGCGATCATCTCGATCCTGGTCGACGGCGACAATCACAACGATCCGGTTGCCGATTCGGCACGCGGCATCCTCGACGGCCACATCGTCCTCGACCGCAGCCTGGCCGAAGAGGGGCGCTATCCGCCGATCGACCCGCTGGCCTCCATCTCGCGCCTGGCAAGGAAAGCCTGGACGCCGGATCAGGAAAAGCTCGTGGCGCGGCTGAAATCGCTCATCCATCGCTTCGAGGAGACCCGCGACCTCAGGCTGATCGGCGGCTACCGCGCCGGCGGCGACCCGGACCTCGACATGGCGATCAAACAGGTGCCCGTCATCTATGACGTCCTCAAGCAGACCCCTGGCGAGCGATCCGTCGCCGATGCCTTCACCGACCTTGCAAACGCGCTGAAGGCAGCCGCCATGGGTAACGCGCCCGCCGCGGCTATCCGGGGGAAGGGGTAG
- the flgF gene encoding flagellar basal-body rod protein FlgF, with protein MQTGLYVALSSQMALEKRLNTLADNIANANTVGFRSTEVKFDQVLGDTKPSKVSYVSEGEEYLNTGNGALARTGSALDFAIKGNAWFNIDTPGGPALTRDGRFTLTETGELVTLKGYPVLDAGGAPIQLNGGAGEITVGADGAIHQNGVQVALLGLYEADFSSGFVRYDNSAVMPAAQPEPVVDRFDVGVMQGFLEESNVNAVQEMTQLIMVTRAFDNVTALMRDSEGSLEEAIKTLGGER; from the coding sequence GTGCAGACCGGGCTCTATGTGGCGCTTTCATCACAGATGGCGCTTGAGAAGCGCTTGAACACGCTTGCCGACAACATCGCGAACGCCAATACGGTCGGCTTCCGCTCCACGGAAGTGAAATTCGACCAGGTTCTCGGCGATACGAAGCCGTCCAAGGTCTCTTACGTATCCGAAGGCGAGGAATACTTAAACACCGGCAACGGCGCCTTGGCGCGGACCGGTTCTGCGCTCGACTTCGCCATCAAGGGGAACGCCTGGTTCAACATCGACACGCCCGGCGGGCCGGCGCTGACCCGTGACGGCCGTTTCACCCTGACGGAGACCGGCGAGCTGGTGACCCTCAAGGGATATCCGGTGCTGGACGCCGGCGGTGCACCGATTCAGCTGAACGGCGGTGCCGGCGAGATCACCGTCGGCGCCGACGGAGCCATCCACCAGAACGGCGTCCAGGTCGCCCTGCTCGGCCTCTACGAGGCGGATTTCTCCAGCGGCTTCGTGCGCTATGACAACAGTGCCGTCATGCCGGCCGCTCAACCGGAGCCCGTCGTCGACCGCTTCGACGTCGGCGTGATGCAGGGCTTCCTCGAAGAGTCGAACGTCAATGCCGTCCAGGAAATGACCCAGCTCATCATGGTGACGCGCGCCTTTGACAACGTCACGGCTTTGATGCGCGACAGCGAAGGATCGCTTGAAGAGGCGATCAAGACGCTCGGCGGCGAGCGCTAG
- a CDS encoding DUF1217 domain-containing protein: protein MTTTYTSYKLITADITGSLERVSEQPVVARETEYYLSRIGSIKSLDEFFADSRLYDYAMKAHGLEDMAYAKAFMRKVLTEGIDSEDAFANKLADSRYKALVESLNFARHGDTATSFERAQKGVVDKYARQTLEQNAGEENGGVRLALYFERMAPLITSGYEIIADEALAQVVRAALQLPEEFAAADVDRQAEAYEEAIDLKDFQDPVKLAAFIDRFTALWEIENSSDSYDPLAVFGSSSGYGISPDLLLSINNLKLGGR, encoded by the coding sequence GTGACCACGACCTATACGAGCTACAAGCTGATTACCGCCGACATCACCGGCTCGCTGGAGCGCGTCTCGGAGCAGCCGGTCGTGGCGCGCGAGACGGAATACTATCTTTCCAGGATCGGCAGCATCAAGTCGCTCGACGAGTTCTTCGCCGACAGCCGGCTTTATGATTATGCGATGAAGGCGCACGGTCTGGAGGACATGGCCTATGCCAAGGCCTTCATGCGCAAGGTGCTGACGGAGGGCATCGACAGCGAGGACGCTTTTGCCAATAAGCTGGCGGACAGCCGCTACAAGGCCCTGGTCGAATCGCTGAATTTCGCGCGGCACGGCGATACGGCAACCTCGTTCGAGCGTGCCCAAAAGGGCGTCGTCGACAAATACGCACGCCAGACGCTGGAGCAGAATGCCGGCGAGGAGAATGGCGGCGTGAGGCTGGCACTCTACTTCGAGCGCATGGCGCCTCTGATCACCAGCGGTTACGAGATCATTGCAGACGAGGCGCTGGCCCAGGTGGTGCGGGCCGCGCTGCAACTGCCCGAGGAGTTTGCCGCAGCCGACGTCGACCGGCAGGCCGAAGCCTATGAGGAGGCGATCGACCTCAAGGATTTCCAGGATCCGGTAAAGCTCGCCGCCTTCATCGATCGCTTCACGGCCCTTTGGGAGATCGAGAATTCTTCGGACAGCTACGATCCGCTTGCGGTCTTCGGTTCTTCGAGCGGCTACGGCATTTCCCCCGACCTGCTCCTTTCCATCAACAATCTGAAACTCGGGGGACGCTGA